A stretch of the uncultured Desulfobacter sp. genome encodes the following:
- a CDS encoding TetR family transcriptional regulator has protein sequence MATRKNRNAETRKPEILEGYYQVLIEKGFEGSSIGKIAQHLNIHSTLILHYFKNKNNLQRELIELLISKYKAEHMLNFDLIADSTQRFDALMDLIFSFKWNRTVDPGVHFGFYYKSFRDEGIRKALNDMFRWFRDYLHDAFVVFNKEGVIKVTDEHKAADYVLTLMEGLEFHAHFLNEGQPFEDFADTAKTATIEILKSGTF, from the coding sequence ATGGCAACCAGAAAAAATCGAAATGCAGAAACGCGGAAACCGGAAATTCTTGAAGGGTATTATCAGGTTTTAATTGAAAAGGGATTTGAAGGCAGTTCCATCGGAAAGATTGCCCAGCACCTGAATATCCATTCCACGCTGATCCTTCACTACTTCAAGAACAAGAACAACTTGCAGCGAGAGCTCATAGAGCTTCTGATCTCCAAGTACAAAGCTGAACATATGCTGAATTTTGATTTGATAGCTGACAGTACCCAACGGTTTGATGCACTGATGGACCTGATATTCAGCTTTAAATGGAATCGGACCGTGGACCCGGGTGTTCATTTTGGGTTTTATTATAAAAGCTTCAGGGATGAAGGTATTCGCAAAGCCCTAAACGACATGTTCCGCTGGTTTCGTGATTATCTGCATGACGCATTCGTCGTTTTTAACAAAGAAGGTGTCATTAAGGTAACGGACGAACACAAAGCTGCGGACTATGTCCTCACCCTGATGGAGGGACTGGAGTTTCATGCCCATTTCCTAAATGAAGGTCAACCATTTGAAGATTTTGCAGATACAGCCAAAACGGCAACCATAGAGATATTAAAAAGCGGCACATTTTAA
- a CDS encoding TIGR04211 family SH3 domain-containing protein — translation MRAKHLILTCFFFFSIATCVYAKSMYVSGVTRITMRTGPGVGHKIVAMVTSGVKLQILEYRKDWSMVRNGAGKTGWVLTRFLTDDVPKALMLERYKKENERLASKLSAAEETAKTLNVQNKELTEIARKYKQLKDASASYLKLETEHKALLEQSGEQEKLIQSLKQRIRSEVKLGLLSGAGVFIVGLIFGMSTRRKKRSSLLS, via the coding sequence ATGAGAGCTAAGCACCTGATTCTGACCTGTTTTTTCTTTTTTTCTATAGCGACCTGCGTTTATGCAAAAAGTATGTATGTATCCGGAGTTACCCGAATCACTATGCGCACGGGCCCTGGGGTCGGCCATAAAATCGTGGCCATGGTCACTTCTGGGGTCAAATTGCAGATTTTGGAGTATCGCAAGGATTGGTCTATGGTGAGAAATGGTGCCGGGAAAACCGGCTGGGTACTGACCCGGTTTCTTACTGACGACGTACCTAAAGCCCTTATGCTCGAACGGTATAAAAAGGAAAACGAACGTCTGGCATCAAAGCTTTCCGCCGCAGAAGAAACGGCAAAAACCTTGAACGTCCAGAACAAAGAACTGACGGAAATTGCCAGGAAATATAAACAACTCAAAGATGCTTCCGCAAGCTACTTGAAACTTGAGACCGAACATAAAGCACTGCTGGAACAGTCCGGGGAACAGGAAAAACTTATTCAAAGTCTTAAACAAAGAATTAGAAGCGAGGTTAAGCTTGGTCTGCTTTCCGGGGCGGGTGTTTTCATTGTGGGATTGATTTTCGGAATGAGTACCCGAAGGAAGAAAAGAAGCTCCTTGTTATCCTGA
- the nadB gene encoding L-aspartate oxidase — MIETDFLVIGSGVAGLSYALKVAQFGKVAIITKKKIYKTNTALAQGGVAAVFSKTDSFKEHVADTLAAGDGLCAEDVVNMVVTNGPERIRELVDLGAHFNLDGDGKYDFSLGREGGHSQNRIIHARDLTGKEIEDVLVSNVEQHENITILENRTAVNLITYSTSVRSGLVRTQHENICCGAYVLDNETGEVETVAAKVTLLATGGGSKVYLYTSNPDTATGDGIAMAYRAGATVANMEFVQFHPTCLFHPEAKNFLISEAVRGEGAYLIDEKGERFMGKYSPDLELACRDVVARAIDNELKKTGADSVFLDITHKDPDFVRNRFPNIHAKCLEYGIDITKQPIPVVPAAHYMCGGVATDLNGRTDIQCLYAVGETACTGLHGANRLASNSLLEALVYAHNASQASLKEFEQAAKRSNVKLAPWDETNTLDADEAIMVTHNWDEIRRLMWNYVGIVRSDKRLHRALRRIEMILHEIEEYYWDFKITADLIELRNLANVAELIVKSALMRKESRGLHYNLWYPEKDDANCLTSTLVRKTF; from the coding sequence ATGATTGAAACCGATTTTTTGGTCATCGGCAGCGGTGTTGCCGGCTTGAGCTATGCCTTGAAAGTTGCACAGTTTGGCAAAGTGGCCATTATCACCAAGAAAAAAATTTACAAGACCAATACGGCACTTGCCCAAGGCGGTGTTGCCGCCGTATTCAGCAAAACAGATTCCTTTAAAGAGCATGTGGCAGATACACTGGCTGCAGGGGACGGGCTTTGTGCTGAAGATGTGGTCAACATGGTAGTGACAAACGGACCGGAAAGGATTCGGGAGCTGGTCGATTTAGGGGCCCACTTCAATCTGGACGGTGATGGTAAATATGATTTTTCCCTTGGCCGGGAAGGCGGACATTCCCAGAACAGAATCATCCATGCCCGGGATCTCACCGGAAAGGAAATTGAAGATGTCCTGGTCTCAAATGTTGAACAGCATGAAAATATAACCATTCTGGAAAACCGTACTGCCGTTAATCTGATTACCTATTCCACAAGTGTTCGCAGCGGTCTGGTTAGAACCCAGCATGAAAACATCTGCTGTGGGGCTTATGTCCTGGACAATGAGACCGGAGAGGTGGAAACCGTTGCCGCTAAAGTAACCCTGCTTGCCACAGGTGGCGGGTCCAAAGTTTATTTATATACTTCAAACCCCGATACGGCTACAGGCGACGGCATTGCCATGGCGTACCGGGCAGGGGCCACCGTTGCCAATATGGAGTTTGTCCAGTTTCATCCCACCTGCCTGTTTCATCCCGAAGCCAAGAATTTTCTGATCTCCGAGGCAGTTAGAGGGGAGGGCGCTTATCTCATTGATGAAAAGGGCGAACGGTTCATGGGCAAATACTCACCGGACCTGGAACTTGCCTGCCGGGATGTTGTGGCCCGGGCCATTGACAATGAATTGAAAAAAACCGGTGCGGATTCCGTGTTTCTGGATATCACCCACAAGGATCCCGATTTTGTCCGGAATCGGTTTCCCAATATTCATGCCAAATGTTTGGAATATGGTATTGATATCACCAAACAGCCCATCCCGGTGGTGCCGGCAGCCCATTATATGTGTGGGGGCGTAGCCACGGATCTTAACGGGCGCACCGACATCCAGTGTCTTTATGCCGTGGGGGAAACCGCCTGTACCGGTTTGCACGGGGCCAACCGTCTGGCATCCAATTCGCTTCTTGAAGCATTGGTCTATGCCCATAATGCCTCCCAGGCCTCATTAAAAGAGTTTGAACAAGCCGCCAAGAGATCTAATGTTAAGCTGGCTCCCTGGGATGAGACCAATACCCTGGACGCGGATGAAGCCATCATGGTGACCCACAACTGGGATGAGATCCGGCGTTTGATGTGGAATTATGTGGGCATTGTCCGGTCGGACAAGCGTCTTCACCGTGCTCTGCGCCGTATTGAAATGATTCTGCACGAGATTGAAGAATACTACTGGGACTTTAAAATTACAGCAGATCTCATTGAACTGCGTAACCTTGCCAATGTGGCGGAACTAATCGTTAAGTCCGCATTAATGCGCAAGGAGAGCCGCGGGCTGCATTATAATTTATGGTATCCGGAAAAAGACGATGCCAACTGCCTAACGTCGACCCTGGTCCGGAAAACTTTCTAA
- a CDS encoding GNAT family N-acetyltransferase, which translates to MPDLLIKLYELQFEQYPKELFDGEFKIVRPLSCDKSKVIEFVRKEFNESWASECERSFSNAPASCFIGVRDQKIIGFACYDATAKGFFGPIGIKPEARKKGLGTQLLFSCLSDMWDNEYGYAIVGWVDESQINFYEKNTFATVIHGSSPGIYKRRVDMK; encoded by the coding sequence ATGCCGGATTTATTAATAAAACTGTATGAATTGCAGTTCGAACAGTATCCCAAAGAACTTTTTGATGGTGAATTTAAAATTGTCCGACCGCTATCCTGCGACAAAAGTAAAGTGATTGAATTTGTGCGAAAAGAATTTAATGAGAGCTGGGCCAGTGAATGTGAAAGGAGTTTTTCAAACGCACCCGCATCTTGTTTTATTGGTGTAAGAGACCAAAAAATCATTGGATTTGCTTGCTACGACGCCACAGCAAAAGGATTTTTCGGGCCTATTGGTATTAAACCGGAAGCAAGAAAAAAGGGCCTTGGGACCCAACTTCTTTTTTCCTGTTTGAGTGATATGTGGGATAATGAATATGGATATGCCATTGTTGGATGGGTTGATGAAAGCCAGATTAATTTTTACGAAAAAAACACCTTCGCCACGGTTATTCACGGGTCCAGTCCCGGGATTTATAAAAGAAGAGTCGATATGAAATAA